The following proteins come from a genomic window of Loxodonta africana isolate mLoxAfr1 chromosome 19, mLoxAfr1.hap2, whole genome shotgun sequence:
- the MMP17 gene encoding matrix metalloproteinase-17 → MLLLLLLALEARGGCAAPAPRAEDLSLGVEWLSRFGYLPRSDPTTGQLQTQEELSKAITAMQQFGGLEATGVLDEATLALMKTPRCSLPDLPATAAVRQRRQAPTPTKWNKRNLSWRVRTFPRDSALGRDTVRALMYYALKVWSDIAPLNFHEVAGSAADIQIDFSRADHDDGYPFDGPGGTVAHAFLPGDHQAAGDAHFDDDEAWTFRSSDAHGMDLFAVAVHEFGHAIGLSHVGAAQSIMRPYYQGPVGDPLRYGLPYEDRVRVWQLYGVRESVSPTGPPEPDSPPPLPDPPDNRSSAPPWKDVPHRCSAHFDAVAQIRGEAFFFKGKYFWRLTRDRHLVSLRPAQVHRFWRGLPLHLDSVDAVYERTSDHKIVFFKGDRYWVFKDNNVEEGYPRPISDFSLPPGGVDAAFSWAHNDKTYFFKDQLHWRYDDHTRRMDPGYPAQSPPWRGVPSPLDDAMRWSDGASYFFRGKDYWKVLDSDLEVAPGYPQSTARDWLVCGDLQAGHHDGAGSDHEDRAQAQPGQHDQSRSEGGYEVCSCTSLASPLPRAPGTLVVTMLLLLLLLLPPPPNLPWTAAQAQAL, encoded by the exons atgctgctgctgctgctgctcgcGTTGGAGGCTCGCGGGGGTTGCGCTGCGCCCGCGCCCCGCGCGGAGGACCTCAGCCTGGGAGTG GAGTGGCTGAGCAGGTTTGGCTATCTGCCCCGCTCAGACCCCACCACTGGGCAGCTACAGACCCAAGAGGAGCTGTCGAAGGCCATCACCGCCATGCAGCAGTTCGGGGGCCTAGAGGCCACTGGCGTGCTGG ACGAGGCCACCCTGGCGCTGATGAAGACTCCGCGCTGCTCTCTCCCCGACCTCCCTGCCACAGCCGCTGTTCGACAGAGGCGCCAGGCTCCCACCCCGACCAAGTGGAACAAGAGGAACCTGTCCTGGAG GGTGCGGACGTTCCCTCGGGACTCGGCCCTGGGTCGCGACACGGTGCGGGCGCTCATGTACTACGCCCTCAAGGTCTGGAGCGACATCGCGCCGCTCAACTTCCACGAGGTGGCCGGCAGTGCGGCCGACATCCAGATCGACTTCTCCAGGGCCGACCACGACGACGGTTACCCCTTCGACGGTCCCGGCGGCACCGTGGCCCACGCCTTCCTCCCTGGCGACCACCAGGCCGCGGGGGACGCCCACTTCGACGACGACGAGGCGTGGACCTTCCGCTCCTCGG ATGCCCACGGGATGGACCTCTTCGCAGTAGCCGTCCACGAGTTCGGCCATGCCATTGGGCTGAGTCACGTCGGTGCCGCCCAGTCCATCATGCGGCCGTACTACCAGGGCCCAGTGGGCGACCCGCTGCGCTACGGGCTGCCCTATGAGGACCGAGTGCGCGTCTGGCAGCTGTACG GTGTGAGGGAATCTGTGTCCCCCACCGGACCCCCAGAGCCCGATTCACCGCCTCCCCTGCCAGACCCACCTGACAACCGGTCTAGTGCCCC GCCCTGGAAGGACGTGCCTCACAGGTGCAGCGCGCACTTCGACGCGGTGGCCCAAATCCGCGGGGAAGCCTTCTTCTTCAAAG GCAAGTACTTCTGGCGGCTGACCCGGGACCGGCACCTGGTGTCGCTGCGGCCGGCGCAGGTGCACCGCTTCTGGCGGGGGCTGCCGCTGCACCTGGACAGCGTGGACGCCGTATACGAGCGCACCAGCGACCACAAGATCGTCTTCTTCAAAG GAGACAGATACTGGGTGTTTAAGGACAATAACGTAGAGGAAGGATACCCACGGCCCATCTCCGACTTCAGCCTTCCGCCGGGCGGCGTGGATGCCGCCTTCTCCTGGGCCCACAATGACAAGACTTATTTCTTTAAGGACCAACTGCACTGGCGCTATGATGACCACACGCGGCGCATGGATCCCGGCTACCCTGCCCAGAGCCCCCCGTGGAGGGGCGTCCCGAGCCCGCTTGACGATGCCATGCGCTGGTCTGACG gtGCCTCCTACTTCTTCCGTGGCAAGGACTACTGGAAGGTGCTGGACAGCGACCTGGAGGTGGCGCCTGGGTACCCGCAGTCCACGGCCCGAGACTGGCTGGTCTGTGGGGACTTGCAGGCCGGGCACCACGACGGTGCTGGCTCGGACCATGAGGACAGGGCTCAGGCCCAGCCGGGCCAGCACGACCAGAGCCGCTCTGAGGGTGGATACGAGGTCTGCTCCTGCACCTCCCTGGCCTCCCCGCTCCCCAGGGCCCCAGGCACGCTGGTGGTCACCATGCTGCTGcttctcctgctgctgctgcctccACCGCCAAACTTACCGTGGACAGCGGCCCAGGCCCAAGCACTATGA